A single window of Alphaproteobacteria bacterium DNA harbors:
- a CDS encoding glutamate--tRNA ligase produces MTLVCRFAPSPTGYLHVGNARVALLNWLLARKAGGVFILRLDDTDTERSTDAFAEAIREDMTWLGLAWDRSFRQIDRMARYDEAFEHLKAAGRLYPCYETPEELGLKRKTQLAQGLPPKYDRAALSLTDAQKAAYEAEGRRPHWRFRLDDADIVWEDAVRGPVRFETAHLTDPVLLREDGRPLYTFSSCVDDVDEGVTHVLRGEDHVSNTAVQVQIIAALGGDPAAMTFAHLPLLTGAQGEGLSKREGSLSLRDLRAQGIEAMAVNSLLARLGTPDPVEAVASLDALVETFDLSRFGRATPKFDPAELQRLNHGILATQPFAAVQARLPAGASEAQWLAVRGNLETLADFAAWQAVWAGTVAPAIEEPDYIAEAAAALPQEPWDATTWKAWTNALKAATGRKGKALFRPLRLALTGREHGPEMAALLPLIGRAKALERLKQG; encoded by the coding sequence CTGTTGAACTGGCTGCTGGCCCGCAAGGCCGGCGGCGTGTTCATCCTGCGCCTCGACGACACCGACACCGAGCGCTCGACCGACGCGTTCGCGGAGGCCATTCGCGAGGATATGACCTGGCTCGGCCTCGCCTGGGACCGCAGCTTCCGCCAGATCGACCGCATGGCGCGCTATGACGAGGCGTTCGAACACCTGAAAGCCGCCGGCCGCCTCTACCCCTGCTACGAGACGCCGGAAGAACTGGGCCTGAAGCGCAAGACGCAACTGGCTCAGGGCCTGCCGCCGAAATACGACCGCGCCGCCTTGTCCCTCACCGACGCGCAAAAAGCCGCCTACGAGGCCGAAGGCCGCCGGCCGCACTGGCGCTTCCGGCTCGACGATGCCGACATCGTCTGGGAAGACGCGGTGCGCGGCCCGGTCCGCTTCGAAACCGCCCACCTCACCGACCCGGTGTTGCTGCGCGAGGACGGCCGGCCGCTCTACACGTTTTCCTCCTGCGTCGACGACGTGGACGAGGGCGTGACCCACGTGTTGCGTGGCGAGGATCATGTCTCCAACACCGCCGTGCAGGTGCAGATCATCGCCGCGCTCGGCGGCGACCCGGCGGCCATGACCTTCGCCCACCTGCCGCTCCTGACCGGCGCCCAGGGCGAGGGCCTTTCGAAGCGCGAGGGCTCGCTGTCGCTGCGCGACCTGCGCGCGCAGGGGATCGAGGCGATGGCGGTCAACAGCCTGCTCGCACGCCTGGGCACGCCCGACCCGGTGGAGGCGGTCGCCAGCCTCGACGCCCTGGTCGAGACGTTCGACCTCTCCCGCTTCGGCCGCGCCACGCCGAAATTCGATCCGGCCGAGTTGCAGCGCCTGAACCACGGCATCCTGGCGACCCAGCCCTTCGCCGCGGTGCAGGCCCGCCTCCCCGCCGGCGCGAGCGAGGCGCAATGGCTCGCCGTGCGCGGCAATCTGGAGACTCTCGCCGATTTTGCCGCCTGGCAGGCGGTCTGGGCCGGCACGGTCGCGCCGGCAATCGAAGAGCCGGACTATATCGCCGAAGCCGCCGCCGCCCTGCCGCAGGAACCCTGGGACGCCACCACCTGGAAGGCCTGGACCAACGCCCTCAAGGCCGCAACGGGCCGCAAGGGCAAGGCGCTGTTCCGCCCGCTCCGCCTCGCGCTCACCGGCCGCGAGCACGGCCCGGAAATGGCGGCGCTGCTGCCGCTCATCGGCCGTGCCAAGGCGCTCGAACGCCTCAAGCAGGGCTGA